Below is a window of Diaminobutyricibacter sp. McL0608 DNA.
CTGCGCCTCGTGGATCTGCTCCGGGTCGGCGTTCGAGATCCCGGCCATGCGGATGAGGCCCTCATCGAGCAGGTCCCGGATGGCGCCGACCGACTCGGCGTAGGGGACCGTCGGGTCGGGCCGGTGGAACTGGTACAGCCCGATCGCGTCCCCGCCGAGGCGGGCAAGTGAAGCTTTCGCGGCCTCCTTCAGGTATTCGGGCCGCCCATCCACGTACCAGCTGCCGTCGCCGGGGCGCAGGTGGCCGCCCTTCGTGGCGACGAGAACGCCGGAGGTGTCGCCGCCCCAGCTCGCGATCGCGCGCGCGAAGAGCTCTTCGTTGTGGCCGACCTCGTCGGCGTGCAGATGGTACGCGTCGGCCGTATCGAAGAAGGTGACTCCGGCGTCGAGCGCGGCGTGGATGGTCGCGACGGAGCGGGCATCGTCGGGGCGTCCCTCGATCGACATCGGCATTCCGCCGAGACCGATCGCGCTCACCGCCACGTCACCGATCGTGCGGGTCTTCAGCTGGGTTCCGGTGTTCGTCATTGTGTTCTCCAAGTGTGGTTCGGTCGGTCTACCAGGCGTAGTGTTCGGGCGCGGTCCGGCGTCCGGGGAAGATCT
It encodes the following:
- a CDS encoding aldo/keto reductase; translated protein: MKTRTIGDVAVSAIGLGGMPMSIEGRPDDARSVATIHAALDAGVTFFDTADAYHLHADEVGHNEELFARAIASWGGDTSGVLVATKGGHLRPGDGSWYVDGRPEYLKEAAKASLARLGGDAIGLYQFHRPDPTVPYAESVGAIRDLLDEGLIRMAGISNADPEQIHEAQDILGGRLVSVQNQFSPAFRSSEPELELCDRLGIAFLPWSPLGGIRSAGQLGERFAAFNQVADARGVSPQVVALAWELAKSPQVIPIPGASRPESIRDSVTALDLELTAEEFAALDA